The following are encoded together in the Flavobacterium haoranii genome:
- a CDS encoding zinc-binding alcohol dehydrogenase family protein, whose protein sequence is MQAIGFKTSLPISEADSFIQFEKETPVPKGYELLVKIQAVSINPVDYKIRQNSLKDKISDNPKIIGWDAVGVVEAVGENATLFKKGNNVFYAGDITKDGSYQEFQLVDERIVGSPPNNIPIEASAAMPLTSLTAFEILFDRMQLSAEKDNGKSILIIGGAGGVGSVAMQIAKNILGLKVIATASRENSIEWCKKMGADFVVNHKNLLQEMKSIGYETVDFIVDFVDLNQYWNAMVELIKPQGKIGSISDPTEPVNLRQLKSKSVSFHWELMFTRSMFQTDDMVQQHRILNQISKWLDDGILQSTLTTTLQGFSVENFKNAHTQLESGTTIGKLVIKY, encoded by the coding sequence ATGCAAGCGATAGGATTTAAAACAAGTTTACCAATTTCAGAAGCAGACAGTTTCATACAATTTGAAAAAGAAACACCAGTGCCAAAAGGGTATGAATTGTTGGTGAAAATACAAGCTGTATCAATAAACCCTGTGGACTATAAGATACGCCAGAATAGTCTGAAAGATAAAATCTCAGACAATCCCAAAATTATAGGTTGGGACGCGGTTGGTGTTGTTGAAGCGGTTGGAGAAAACGCCACTTTGTTTAAAAAGGGTAACAACGTTTTTTATGCAGGAGATATAACAAAGGACGGTAGTTATCAAGAATTTCAATTAGTTGATGAAAGAATTGTAGGGTCCCCTCCTAATAATATCCCAATTGAGGCATCTGCTGCTATGCCGCTTACTTCATTGACAGCTTTTGAAATATTATTTGACAGAATGCAATTAAGTGCAGAAAAAGACAATGGGAAATCAATTTTAATTATCGGCGGTGCTGGCGGCGTTGGCTCGGTAGCTATGCAAATTGCTAAAAATATTTTAGGTTTAAAAGTAATTGCCACTGCATCAAGAGAAAACTCAATAGAATGGTGTAAAAAAATGGGTGCTGATTTTGTAGTAAATCATAAAAACTTACTACAAGAAATGAAAAGCATCGGCTATGAAACTGTTGATTTTATTGTGGACTTTGTGGACCTAAATCAATATTGGAATGCAATGGTGGAATTAATAAAACCACAAGGGAAAATTGGTTCGATTAGCGACCCGACTGAGCCTGTTAATTTACGTCAATTAAAAAGTAAAAGTGTAAGTTTTCATTGGGAGTTAATGTTTACCCGCTCTATGTTTCAAACTGATGATATGGTACAGCAACATCGCATCCTTAATCAAATTTCAAAGTGGTTAGATGATGGGATATTACAATCTACCTTAACGACCACATTGCAAGGTTTTTCGGTTGAAAACTTCAAAAATGCACATACTCAATTAGAGAGTGGCACCACAATTGGAAAATTAGTAATTAAGTATTAA